The nucleotide window GGAGAGTTCGAGGGGGATGACGCTTCCCATGACTTGGATATTCATTTGGAAGCGGTAAGTCACTATGAAAACCAGGAAGAAACGGAAAAAGTGATTGAGCATATGGACGGCCTTCATGATCTTCTCAATCACCAGGTGGATAATGAATTGATTTCCGATGAAGCTTTTGAGATTTTGAGTACGTTTGCTGATGACCTGCTTGAAAACTATGATGAAGTTTGACGTTGACTGGGCCATGGACCATATCGAATATAGAAGTGTGGATATCAGTCCGCGTGTTGTAGGCAGTGACGAAGAAGTAAAATGCCAGATTATCTCACAAAAAACGGAATCGAATGCCGGAAATCTGGCACATATTTTTAAAAAGGTGGTCATTCCATGAGATGGCGATCCATTTTGGCGGTAACATTATTAGTGCCTTTGATGATAAGCCTACATTCACCGAGCGTCGTACAGTTAAATGCTCAGGAAGAAGTTGAACCTAACGAGATCGAATCCATTATGGACGATATGACGTTGGAGGAAAAAGTCGGGCAACTTTTTATTGTTCATGTCTATGGAGAAACGCCGACTGACCCGAATTATGAAGAAGAAAATCTAGAAAATGATCGCGGTGGAGAGAACTTTAAGGAAGTGATTGAAAATTACCATCCCGGCGGTGTGATTTATTTTAACTGGGCCGATAATATCGGCATGCCTGTGGATACATCGCAGGTGAACGCCCTTTCCAACGGGATTCAGGATATCGCGATGGATGAAGGGTCGTCTATACCCATGTTTGTATCAACGGATCAGGAAGGTGGCATTGTCGCGCGTGTAACAGAACCTGCCACGACATTCCCGGGTAACATGGCGATTGGCGCGACCGGATCTTCAGCCTACGCGGAACAGTCTGCGGAAATCCTGGGCGAAGAGATGAAAAAGTTAGGCATAAATATGAACTTTGCACCGACATTGGATGTAAATGTTAACCCGGACAACCCTGTCATCGGTGTTCGCTCTTATTCTGAGGATCCCGATTTAGTCTCAGATTTAGGGATTTCCCAAATTCAAGGGTTCCAATCGGAAGACGTAATTTCGACGGCGAAGCATTTTCCCGGCCATGGAGATACGGATGTTGACTCTCACTACGGACTTCCAATTATTGAAAAAGATATGGATACGTTGCTTGCAGAAGATTTGCCTCCATTTAAAGATGCCATTGAGCATGGAGTGGACGCGATTATGCCGGCTCATATTGTTGTTCCTGCGCTGGATGATTCGGAGCTTCCTGCTACGTTTTCCGAACCGATCCTAACGGATTATTTGCGTGGCGAGTTAGGTTATGACGGGCTAATTGTGACCGACGGTCTTGATATGGACGGTGTCGACGTCATACCGGAAGAAGAAGTACCGGTGGAAGCCTTTAAAGCCGGAGTCGATATGCTGTTGGATCCACCGGATATTGATTTGGCATACAACGCGATGCTTGATGCCGTCGAAGATGGTGAAATCAGTGAAGATCGACTAGATGCGTCTGTTTACCGCATTTTGGACAAAAAAATGGAACAGGATTTGTTCGGTGATCCATACGAAGACCCTGAAGCAGTTGATCAGATCGGAAGCGACGAAAATCTTCAATTGGCAGAGGACATGACAGACGATAGCATTACCCTCGTTAAAAATGACGATGACGTTCTTCCATTAGATTATGATACAGACTTGCTGGTTACCGGTCCTGAATCCGGAAAACCGGATGTGCTCTCGGATCTTTTACCTGAGACTGAAAGCTATGAAACGAGCGACAGCCCAACAGATGCAGAAATCGAGGAAGCCGTTTCTTTAGCGGAAAATAAAGATATGGTTGTTGTGCCGACGTCTTCCGCCCATTTGGAAGAGGAGCAGCAAGAATTAGTCACTGCTTTTCAAGAGACAGGCACATCGGTTGTCGTTGCTGCCACGGGCAATCCATATGACATCGCGGAATTTCCTGATGTCGAAGCCTACTTAACGACCTATGGCGATCAGGATATTTCCATTGAATCTTTGGCAAAAGTCTTAACAGGAGAGATCAATCCGGAAGGGGAATTACCGGTCACAATCCCTGAGCATTACGATTTTGGCCATGGATTGAATTATGAAATCGATACGGCTAATATCGAGCAGTTGGTCGATCGCTTCGAAGACAGAGGAGATTTGGAAAACGATGAAGCTGTTCATGCCTTAGAGCGCCATTTAACAGCTGTCGGCCATTATGAAAATCAAGAGGAAGCGGAAAAAGTGATCGATCATATGGAAGGGTTTATGGATTTGCTTGATCAGCAACTGGAAAATGAATGGATCTCGGAAGAAGCTTATGACACGCTCATGGATCGTACGGATGATGTGATTGCAGGGTGGCACTAGGTTTAATTTTTTAGGGGATCGGGTTTTCCGTTCCCCTTTGACAAGGAGGAATGGAACGTGAAAAAAGGTTTTATTTTGCCAGTAGCGGTTGTTTTTGTTCTTTCTGCCCTTTCCGTGACCGCGTCTGGTACGGAGCAAACGATCACCGATGAGGCGGAAGAATCGGTGGATTTAAAACTTGGCATTGACGTCTTGCTCGAGGACAGGCTCGATGAACTTGAGGGTGAAAACGTGGGTCTGATTACAAACCCGACGGGTGTCGATGCGGAGTTAAACAGCATCGTTGATGTATTGCATGAGCATGAAGATGTTGATCTCGTCTCCATGTTCGGTCCGGAACATGGCGTGAGAGGGGATGCGCAAGCGGGAGACGGTGTTGATAAATACATTGATGAGCAGACCGGACTCCCTGTTTACAGCTTATATGGGGATACCGAAAAACCAACTCCGGAAATGTTGGAGGACGTTGATGTTCTTCTTTTCGATATTCAGGATGTTGGGGCTCGTTTTTATACGTACATCTACACGATGGCTTACGCGATGGAAGCGGCCGGTGAGAATGATGTGGAAATGATGGTCCTTGACCGACCGAATCCGCTCGGCGGGTTG belongs to Salicibibacter cibi and includes:
- a CDS encoding glycoside hydrolase family 3 protein; translated protein: MRWRSILAVTLLVPLMISLHSPSVVQLNAQEEVEPNEIESIMDDMTLEEKVGQLFIVHVYGETPTDPNYEEENLENDRGGENFKEVIENYHPGGVIYFNWADNIGMPVDTSQVNALSNGIQDIAMDEGSSIPMFVSTDQEGGIVARVTEPATTFPGNMAIGATGSSAYAEQSAEILGEEMKKLGINMNFAPTLDVNVNPDNPVIGVRSYSEDPDLVSDLGISQIQGFQSEDVISTAKHFPGHGDTDVDSHYGLPIIEKDMDTLLAEDLPPFKDAIEHGVDAIMPAHIVVPALDDSELPATFSEPILTDYLRGELGYDGLIVTDGLDMDGVDVIPEEEVPVEAFKAGVDMLLDPPDIDLAYNAMLDAVEDGEISEDRLDASVYRILDKKMEQDLFGDPYEDPEAVDQIGSDENLQLAEDMTDDSITLVKNDDDVLPLDYDTDLLVTGPESGKPDVLSDLLPETESYETSDSPTDAEIEEAVSLAENKDMVVVPTSSAHLEEEQQELVTAFQETGTSVVVAATGNPYDIAEFPDVEAYLTTYGDQDISIESLAKVLTGEINPEGELPVTIPEHYDFGHGLNYEIDTANIEQLVDRFEDRGDLENDEAVHALERHLTAVGHYENQEEAEKVIDHMEGFMDLLDQQLENEWISEEAYDTLMDRTDDVIAGWH